One window of the Gavia stellata isolate bGavSte3 chromosome 9, bGavSte3.hap2, whole genome shotgun sequence genome contains the following:
- the LOC132317532 gene encoding putative DMBT1-like protein, with amino-acid sequence MVCTDKWSTVSPALVVITYGKDLQLRLVSGGDRCAGRVEVYRQGKWGTVCDDHFTVNSGSVVCRQLDCGQVVSVLGWSYFGPGRGDIHLDDVRCRGTESYLWDCQHAGWNTHNCGHHEDVSVICSADASALSLRLADGDGRCSGRVELYHNGSWGTVCDDAWELADAEVVCRRLGCGEALLAASEAQFGPGSGNILLDEVQCRGDEDNLWECSHRGIAVHDCRHKEDAGVICAGTLAHMSLRLVNGGDVCSGRLEVFHNGSWATVCDDGWDMKDATVVCRQLGCGNAVSAKIDAFFGEGMGDILLDNVVCRGDESSLDQCSHRGLGTHDCYHKEDAGVICEGTHLFHFISCELSLLSHARKLVWVKDELGARLEPLWEWGPLPLAMPGERRPMRGKKDGQGHPGHRWDQSPQALYILGTSRPSNKGFLNLGLGEAERKEWGYRHFPPERTTHRFWQPSLESAFGTKTICPRASKYLYQTCSFINVFSSLYKFVLIFKDLNIKFIEANEENSCQPRMQKEIVLMEILALGERGVSDPRHQCRLADHCIFVHSAVSVQEKVRKGPNLWELLFTRQEDCPVQVQRSHIPKSLPAVQNISMQQIQLSFPTLPRLYEERQKKHK; translated from the exons ATGGTCTGCACAGACAAGTGGTCCACAGTCTCCCCTGCTCTTGTGGTAATCACATATGGCAAAG ATCTACAACTGCGACTGGTGTCTGGAGGGGACCGATGCGCTGGGAGGGTTGAAGTTTACCGTCAAGGCAAATGGGGGACAGTCTGTGATGATCACTTCACTGTGAACAGTGGCAGTGTTGTATGCAGACAACTTGATTGTGGTCAAGTTGTTTCTGTCTTGGGATGGTCTTACTTTGGCCCTGGCAGAGGAGACATCCACCTGGATGATGTGCGGTGTAGAGGAACTGAATCTTACCTTTGGGACTGTCAGCACGCCGGCTGGAACACACATAACTGTGGACACCATGAGGATGTCAGCGTCATCTgttcag CGGATGCCTCTGCTCTGTCCCTGCGACTGGCAGACGGCGACGGCAGGTGCTCGGGCCGCGTCGAGCTCTATCACAACGGCAGCTGGGGAACGGTCTGCGATGACGCCTGGGAGCTGGCGGACGCCGAGGTGGTGTGCAGGAGGCTGGGGTGCGGAGAAGCTCTGCTGGCTGCGTCTGAAGCCCAGTTTGGTCCAGGCTCTGGGAACATCCTCCTCGATGAGGTGCAGTGCAGAGGGGATGAAGACAACCTGTGGGAGTGCTCCCACAGAGGGATCGCTGTCCACGACTGCCGACATAAAGAGGATGCCGGCGTCATTTGCGCAGGTACGCTAGCAC ACATGTCCCTGAGACTGGTGAACGGAGGGGACGTGTGCTCGGGACGCCTCGAAGTCTTTCACAACGGGAGCTGGGCAACTGTCTGCGATGATGGCTGGGACATGAAGGATGCCACAGTtgtgtgcaggcagctgggctgcggAAATGCTGTCTCAGCCAAAATTGATGCCTTTTTTGGGGAAGGCATGGGAGATATTCTCCTGGACAACGTGGTGTGCAGAGGGGATGAGTCCTCCCTGGACCAGTGCTCTCACAGGGGGCTGGGCACGCATGACTGCTACCACAAGGAAGACGCTGGTGTTATCTGTGAAGGTACTCAcctcttccattttatttcatgtgaGCTAAGTTTGCTAAGCCATGCACGCAAGCTGGTATGGGTGAAAGATGAGCTTGGCGCAAGGCTGGAGCCACTATGGGAATGGGGACCCTTGCCATTGGCCATGCCTGGAGAGAGGAGGCCGATGAGAGGCAAGAAGGATGGCCAGGGGCACCCTGGTCACAGGTGGGACCAGTCCCCACAGGCTCTGTACATCCTGGGGACATCTCGTCCTTCCAACAAGGGATTCCTCAACCTAGGTCtgggggaagcagagaggaaagagtgGGGCTATAGGCATTTTCCTCCCGAGAGGACCACCCATAGATTTTGGCAGCCCAGCCTGGAATCTGCTTTTGGGACAAAGACTATTTGCCCAAGAGCGTCAAAGTATTTGTATCAGACTTGCAGTTTTATAAAcgtattttcttctctttacaaATTTGTACTCATTTTCAAAGATCTGAACATAAAGTTTATTGAGGCAAACGAAGAAAATTCCTGCCAGCCgaggatgcagaaggaaatTGTTTTGATGGAGATTCTGGCACTAGGTGAACGTGGTGTGTCTGATCCTAGACATCAGTGTAGGCTAGCAGACCACTGCATCTTTGTGCACTCGGCTGTTTCTGTCCAAGAGAAA gtGCGTAAGGGACCCAACCTGTGGGAACTACTATTCACCAGGCAAGAGGATTGTCCAGTTCAGGTTCAGAGGTCCCATATACCCAAGAGTTTGCCTGCAGTGCAGAATATTAGCATGCAACAGATACAATTATCCTTTCCAACGCTACCCAGGCTATATGAGGAGAGGCAAAAGAAGCACAAGTGA